A region from the Lolium perenne isolate Kyuss_39 chromosome 4, Kyuss_2.0, whole genome shotgun sequence genome encodes:
- the LOC127292987 gene encoding 7-deoxyloganetin glucosyltransferase isoform X1, translating into MAPRPHAVVLPYPFSGTINPALQIAKLLHRRGVYVTFVNTEHNHRKAGADAVRGHDGFRFESIPDGLDEAARAVQDYGRGLCISTRTRCAAPLRDLVARLNATPGVPAVTCVVPALMSFALDVARELGVPTMAFWGGSAASLMSHMRIPELQDRGYLPLKDESCLTNGHLETTVIDWIPGMPPISLGDVSSFVRTTDPDDFELQFNESEATNCTKAGALILNTFQDLEADVLAALRAEYPCIYTIGPLGSLLNQGTVAGDRKDSSSTSGLSLWKQDTECLTWLETQEARSVVYVNFGSHTVLTPAQLAEFAWGLADSGHALLWSIRENLVPGGGLAALPPEFAAATAGRCRLTTWCPQERVLQHPAVGCFLTHNGWNSTCESLAAGVPMVCWPGFADQYTNCKYACEVWGVGLRLDDEVRREQVAGHVRRAMEAEEIRRNAAAWKAKAAKAAAPGGSSYQDLQRMVMALNSVTDRL; encoded by the exons ATGGCGCCGAGGCCGCACGCCGTGGTGCTGCCGTACCCATTCTCCGGCACCATCAACCCAGCACTGCAGATCGCCAAGCTGCTCCACCGCCGAGGCGTCTACGTCACCTTCGTCAACACCGAGCACAACCACCGCAAGGCCGGCGCCGACGCCGTGCGCGGCCACGACGGGTTCCGCTTCGAGTCCATCCCGGACGGCCTGGACGAGGCCGCCCGCGCCGTGCAGGACTACGGGCGCGGCCTGTGCATCTCCACGCGCACGCGCTGCGCGGCGCCGCTGCGGGACCTCGTCGCCAGGCTCAACGCCACGCCCGGCGTGCCGGCCGTGACCTGCGTGGTGCCGGCGCTGATGAGCTTCGCGCTGGACGTGGCGCGGGAGCTGGGTGTCCCGACCATGGCGTTCTGGGGCGGCAGCGCCGCGTCGCTCATGAGTCACATGCGGATCCCGGAGCTCCAGGACAGAGGCTACCTCCCTCTCAAAG ATGAGAGCTGCCTGACCAACGGCCATCTGGAGACAACGGTCATCGACTGGATCCCCGGCATGCCGCCGATCAGCCTCGGCGACGTATCCAGCTTCGTCCGCACCACCGATCCGGACGACTTCGAGCTGCAGTTCAACGAGTCAGAGGCCACCAActgcaccaaggccggcgccctcATCCTCAACACATTCCAAGACCTCGAGGCCGACGTCCTCGCCGCGCTCCGCGCCGAGTACCCGTGCATCTACACCATCGGCCCACTGGGATCCCTCCTCAACCAAGGCACCGTCGCCGGCGACCGAAAAGACTCGTCCTCCACCAGCGGCCTGAGCCTGTGGAAGCAGGACACGGAATGCCTCACGTGGCTAGAAACGCAAGAAGCGAGATCCGTCGTGTACGTCAACTTCGGCAGCCACACGGTGCTGACGCCGGCGCAGCTCGCCGAGTTCGCGTGGGGCCTGGCGGACAGCGGCCACGCGTTGCTCTGGTCCATCAGGGAGAACCTCGTCCCCGGCGGCGGTCTGGCCGCGCTCCCGCCGGAGTTCGCCGCCGCAACGGCGGGCCGGTGCCGCCTCACCACGTGGTGCCCGCAGGAGCGGGTGCTGCAGCACCCGGCCGTGGGGTGCTTCCTCACGCACAACGGGTGGAACTCCACCTGCGAGAGCCTGGCCGCCGGCGTGCCCATGGTGTGCTGGCCGGGATTCGCCGACCAGTACACCAACTGCAAGTACGCTTGCGAGGTGTGGGGAGTGGGCCTCCGGCTTGACGACGAGGTGCGGAGGGAGCAGGTCGCCGGCCACGTCAGGCGGGCGATGGAGGCGGAGGAGATCAGGAGGAACGCCGCAGCGTGGAAGGCCAAGGCGGCAAAGGCCGCCGCTCCCGGCGGGTCGTCTTATCAAGACCTGCAGAGGATGGTCATGGCGCTCAACTCTGTTACTGATCGGCTCTAG
- the LOC127292987 gene encoding uncharacterized protein isoform X2, translating into MAPRPHAVVLPYPFSGTINPALQIAKLLHRRGVYVTFVNTEHNHRKAGADAVRGHDGFRFESIPDGLDEAARAVQDYGRGLCISTRTRCAAPLRDLVARLNATPGVPAVTCVVPALMSFALDVARELGVPTMAFWGGSAASLMSHMRIPELQDRGYLPLKELPDQRPSGDNGHRLDPRHAADQPRRRIQLRPHHRSGRLRAAVQRVRGHQLHQGRRPHPQHIPRPRGRRPRRAPRRVPVHLHHRPTGIPPQPRHRRRRPKRLVLHQRPEPVEAGHGMPHVARNARSEIRRVRQLRQPHGADAGAARRVRVGPGGQRPRVALVHQGEPRPRRRSGRAPAGVRRRNGGPVPPHHVVPAGAGAAAPGRGVLPHAQRVELHLREPGRRRAHGVLAGIRRPVHQLQVRLRGVGSGPPA; encoded by the exons ATGGCGCCGAGGCCGCACGCCGTGGTGCTGCCGTACCCATTCTCCGGCACCATCAACCCAGCACTGCAGATCGCCAAGCTGCTCCACCGCCGAGGCGTCTACGTCACCTTCGTCAACACCGAGCACAACCACCGCAAGGCCGGCGCCGACGCCGTGCGCGGCCACGACGGGTTCCGCTTCGAGTCCATCCCGGACGGCCTGGACGAGGCCGCCCGCGCCGTGCAGGACTACGGGCGCGGCCTGTGCATCTCCACGCGCACGCGCTGCGCGGCGCCGCTGCGGGACCTCGTCGCCAGGCTCAACGCCACGCCCGGCGTGCCGGCCGTGACCTGCGTGGTGCCGGCGCTGATGAGCTTCGCGCTGGACGTGGCGCGGGAGCTGGGTGTCCCGACCATGGCGTTCTGGGGCGGCAGCGCCGCGTCGCTCATGAGTCACATGCGGATCCCGGAGCTCCAGGACAGAGGCTACCTCCCTCTCAAAG AGCTGCCTGACCAACGGCCATCTGGAGACAACGGTCATCGACTGGATCCCCGGCATGCCGCCGATCAGCCTCGGCGACGTATCCAGCTTCGTCCGCACCACCGATCCGGACGACTTCGAGCTGCAGTTCAACGAGTCAGAGGCCACCAActgcaccaaggccggcgccctcATCCTCAACACATTCCAAGACCTCGAGGCCGACGTCCTCGCCGCGCTCCGCGCCGAGTACCCGTGCATCTACACCATCGGCCCACTGGGATCCCTCCTCAACCAAGGCACCGTCGCCGGCGACCGAAAAGACTCGTCCTCCACCAGCGGCCTGAGCCTGTGGAAGCAGGACACGGAATGCCTCACGTGGCTAGAAACGCAAGAAGCGAGATCCGTCGTGTACGTCAACTTCGGCAGCCACACGGTGCTGACGCCGGCGCAGCTCGCCGAGTTCGCGTGGGGCCTGGCGGACAGCGGCCACGCGTTGCTCTGGTCCATCAGGGAGAACCTCGTCCCCGGCGGCGGTCTGGCCGCGCTCCCGCCGGAGTTCGCCGCCGCAACGGCGGGCCGGTGCCGCCTCACCACGTGGTGCCCGCAGGAGCGGGTGCTGCAGCACCCGGCCGTGGGGTGCTTCCTCACGCACAACGGGTGGAACTCCACCTGCGAGAGCCTGGCCGCCGGCGTGCCCATGGTGTGCTGGCCGGGATTCGCCGACCAGTACACCAACTGCAAGTACGCTTGCGAGGTGTGGGGAGTGGGCCTCCGGCTTGA